A genomic stretch from Gammaproteobacteria bacterium includes:
- a CDS encoding Ig-like domain-containing protein, giving the protein MISRSFAIIVAVLSLAACDNEGDTQSFGQSVLLDQLGITSITIAPQNTVTESPAGSVYLSINDTEPLIATGHTVNGTSVVISDKVTWSSSSSIATVNSSGLLTTGANAGVATITAKLSTLVGTQDINVSAATAPAIAFRQNGSAISTPPLSVDVCRNVQLDAVATYSDSIRLVTNKAVWSVSVGDQANIRVSNAVGSKGLLGTSQATAAASYQITASLSGTASGNLSINASGGPSTIQVSPATATLAVDTTQDLLAKGVFAGVTEDITQNVSWNSAQPSIATVSSTGMVTGISGGDSNITASCGGVTSVPAVMTVDGETQLVYVEIDRSNIATHYLSLSLNATYQLDLIAHYRNDTTDNTVGVDADSTWVVQTLPTQAEVIRIDNNTGPTKGTITAIAAGIAEVVVTRGTKSDSIVVVVQ; this is encoded by the coding sequence TTGATTTCTAGAAGCTTTGCAATTATTGTTGCCGTACTTTCTTTAGCGGCTTGTGACAACGAAGGCGATACACAAAGCTTTGGGCAGAGTGTATTGCTGGATCAGTTGGGTATTACCAGTATTACTATTGCACCACAAAATACGGTTACTGAAAGCCCGGCCGGTTCGGTTTATTTATCGATTAACGATACTGAGCCATTAATAGCAACAGGTCATACAGTCAATGGTACTTCCGTGGTTATTTCAGACAAAGTGACCTGGAGTTCCAGTTCCTCCATTGCCACTGTCAACAGTAGTGGGTTACTGACCACGGGAGCCAATGCAGGAGTGGCTACAATCACGGCAAAATTGAGCACTCTGGTTGGTACTCAAGATATCAATGTCTCTGCGGCAACAGCACCTGCGATTGCTTTTCGACAAAATGGATCGGCAATTTCCACGCCTCCCTTAAGTGTGGATGTGTGTCGCAACGTGCAATTGGATGCGGTCGCAACTTATTCTGACTCCATCCGCTTGGTTACCAATAAAGCGGTTTGGAGTGTCAGTGTTGGTGATCAAGCCAATATACGGGTGAGTAACGCTGTGGGAAGTAAAGGTTTGCTTGGGACTTCGCAAGCCACTGCTGCTGCATCTTATCAAATTACCGCCAGCCTCAGTGGTACTGCCAGTGGCAATTTATCCATTAATGCATCCGGTGGCCCGAGTACTATTCAAGTGAGCCCTGCCACCGCAACCCTGGCCGTGGACACCACTCAGGATCTTCTTGCTAAAGGCGTGTTTGCCGGTGTGACTGAAGACATTACTCAAAATGTCAGCTGGAACAGTGCTCAGCCGAGTATCGCCACGGTTTCTTCTACCGGGATGGTAACGGGGATTTCGGGTGGCGATAGCAATATCACCGCCTCTTGTGGGGGTGTCACCTCTGTGCCGGCGGTTATGACAGTGGACGGTGAAACGCAATTGGTTTACGTGGAAATAGACCGCAGCAATATTGCTACGCACTATTTGTCGTTGAGTCTTAATGCTACTTATCAATTAGATCTCATTGCTCATTACCGCAATGATACCACTGACAATACGGTTGGCGTGGATGCGGACAGTACATGGGTCGTGCAAACCTTACCCACCCAGGCAGAGGTAATTAGGATCGATAATAATACAGGTCCTACAAAAGGGACCATTACCGCCATAGCTGCGGGGATAGCTGAAGTGGTAGTAACCCGCGGTACCAAGTCCGACAGTATCGTGGTAGTGGTTCAATAA
- a CDS encoding porin family protein has product MKLIKMKGWVLILLFLSSPIMAAGNNSRPYIELDYVRNTVDIYGTEFKPKMTKLKGGYYFWDKIALELQYYDSGNDSVGGRDLEIEKMIGYFLRLDSDVQNRVRIYVLAGQIETRLVYTGVTSDSIDTQDIAFAIGAEEKLQAYQNAYITIEYGRLMSDEVINIKELSLGIRFDF; this is encoded by the coding sequence ATGAAGTTAATTAAAATGAAGGGATGGGTGCTGATCCTATTGTTTCTCAGTTCTCCCATCATGGCGGCAGGTAACAACTCCCGACCTTATATTGAGCTCGATTATGTGCGTAACACAGTTGATATTTACGGCACGGAATTTAAGCCCAAAATGACCAAACTCAAGGGAGGCTATTATTTTTGGGATAAAATTGCACTGGAACTGCAATACTATGATAGTGGTAACGACTCGGTCGGAGGCCGAGATCTTGAAATAGAAAAGATGATAGGTTATTTCTTGCGCTTGGATTCGGATGTCCAGAATCGGGTTCGCATATATGTGTTGGCAGGACAGATAGAAACGCGTTTGGTCTATACGGGAGTCACCAGTGATTCCATTGATACCCAAGATATCGCCTTTGCCATTGGTGCGGAAGAGAAACTACAGGCCTATCAAAATGCCTACATCACCATTGAATACGGTCGTTTGATGAGTGATGAAGTGATTAACATTAAAGAACTGAGTTTGGGTATTCGTTTTGATTTCTAG
- the ettA gene encoding energy-dependent translational throttle protein EttA has translation MAQYIYTMNDVGKIVPPKREILKNISLSFFPGAKIGVLGLNGSGKSSLLRIMAGIDTDILGEARPQTGIKVGYLPQEPELDQNKDVRANVEDGIREIKGLVDRFNEISMKFAEPMSDDEMNALLEEQGKLQDAIDAAGAWELDRTLEIAADALRLPPWEASVANLSGGEKRRVALCKLLLSKPDMLLLDEPTNHLDAESVAWLERFLHDYSGTVVAVTHDRYFLDNVAGWILELDRGHGIPWEGNYSSWLEQKEKRLEVEERQENARIKAMKAELEWVRSNPKGRHAKSKARLARFEDLANQDFQKRNQTNELFIPPGPRLGDLVIEAKDLKKGFGDQLLVEGLTFNLPKGGIVGVIGPNGAGKTTLFRMLTGQEHPDGGELRIGETVKIAYVDQSRDSLAADKTVWEEISEGHDNMLVGNLEINSRAYVSRFNFKGTDQQKRVGDLSGGERNRVHLAKLLASGGNLLLLDEPTNDLDVETLRALEEALLEFPGCAVVISHDRWFLDRIATHILAFEGDSQVTWFVGNYADYEEDRKKRLGVDSDQPHRIRYKKLTS, from the coding sequence ATGGCTCAATATATATACACGATGAACGATGTGGGCAAAATCGTTCCACCCAAGCGAGAAATTTTAAAAAATATTTCTTTGTCTTTTTTCCCCGGCGCCAAAATCGGTGTATTAGGCTTAAACGGTTCGGGAAAATCCAGCTTGTTGCGTATCATGGCCGGAATCGATACCGACATTTTGGGCGAAGCCCGCCCCCAAACCGGTATAAAAGTAGGATATCTACCCCAGGAACCGGAACTGGACCAAAATAAGGATGTGCGCGCCAATGTGGAGGACGGCATCCGGGAAATTAAAGGATTGGTGGACCGCTTTAACGAGATCAGCATGAAGTTTGCCGAACCCATGTCTGACGATGAAATGAATGCGCTTTTAGAAGAACAAGGCAAACTACAGGACGCTATTGACGCCGCAGGCGCCTGGGAATTGGATCGCACCTTGGAAATTGCCGCCGATGCCTTACGCCTGCCCCCCTGGGAGGCCAGTGTGGCAAATTTGTCCGGTGGAGAAAAACGCCGCGTCGCCCTATGCAAACTGTTACTCTCCAAACCCGATATGCTCCTGTTGGACGAACCCACCAACCACTTGGATGCCGAATCGGTAGCGTGGCTGGAGCGCTTCCTACACGATTACAGCGGCACGGTTGTCGCTGTAACCCATGACCGTTATTTTCTCGACAATGTGGCAGGCTGGATTTTGGAACTGGATCGCGGCCACGGCATACCCTGGGAGGGCAACTATTCCTCCTGGTTGGAACAAAAAGAAAAACGACTGGAAGTCGAGGAACGTCAGGAAAACGCCCGCATCAAAGCGATGAAGGCCGAGTTGGAATGGGTACGCTCCAATCCCAAGGGTCGCCACGCCAAAAGCAAAGCCCGTCTGGCTCGATTCGAAGACCTTGCCAATCAAGATTTCCAAAAACGCAATCAAACCAATGAACTGTTTATTCCTCCCGGTCCCCGCCTAGGCGATCTGGTCATTGAAGCCAAGGATCTTAAAAAAGGATTTGGCGACCAACTTCTGGTGGAAGGACTCACGTTTAATCTCCCCAAAGGCGGAATCGTGGGTGTTATTGGGCCTAACGGTGCAGGTAAAACCACCCTGTTCCGTATGCTCACCGGACAGGAGCATCCTGACGGCGGCGAGCTTCGCATCGGCGAGACGGTCAAGATCGCTTATGTGGACCAATCCCGCGATTCCCTGGCGGCCGACAAAACCGTGTGGGAAGAAATCTCCGAAGGCCATGACAATATGTTGGTGGGCAATCTGGAGATCAATTCCAGAGCCTATGTCAGCCGCTTCAATTTCAAAGGTACGGATCAACAAAAACGCGTGGGCGATCTGTCCGGCGGTGAAAGAAACCGCGTCCACCTGGCTAAATTGTTGGCATCCGGTGGCAACCTGCTGCTGTTGGACGAACCCACCAATGACCTGGATGTGGAAACCCTGCGTGCATTGGAAGAAGCATTATTGGAATTTCCGGGCTGTGCAGTGGTTATTTCCCATGATCGCTGGTTTCTAGATCGTATTGCCACACATATTCTGGCTTTTGAAGGGGATAGCCAGGTGACCTGGTTTGTAGGCAACTACGCGGACTATGAAGAAGACCGTAAAAAACGTCTGGGAGTGGACTCGGATCAACCGCACCGGATTAGATACAAAAAACTGACGAGCTAA
- the prmB gene encoding 50S ribosomal protein L3 N(5)-glutamine methyltransferase — MKMSGDELETLTTMGDMVRWGASRFNEAGLSYGHGTDNALDEAYSLVRFALHLPHDIPAYMLNSHLSLAERKQVLDLLCQRVETRLPAPYLTHEAWFAGLAFYVDQRVLIPRSPIAELIHDGFEPWINSSRVEDILDLCTGSACIAIACAQAFPDAAVVGTDISAEALEVARINIDRYDMRDQVRLQESDVFAALEGEFDVIVSNPPYVNRQDMEALTEEFRHEPGLALAAGGDGLDIVKRILSDAARLLKPEGILVVEVGNSYPELLEQYPQLDFTWPEFSHGGHGVFILSREQLQSL, encoded by the coding sequence ATGAAAATGTCCGGAGACGAACTCGAGACGCTGACCACTATGGGCGATATGGTACGCTGGGGCGCCAGCCGTTTTAATGAAGCCGGTTTAAGTTACGGTCATGGCACGGATAACGCTCTGGACGAGGCCTATTCACTGGTAAGATTTGCTCTACATCTTCCTCATGACATTCCTGCATACATGCTTAACAGCCACCTGAGTTTGGCAGAACGCAAGCAGGTATTGGATTTGCTGTGTCAGCGAGTGGAAACTCGATTACCCGCACCGTATTTGACTCACGAAGCCTGGTTTGCCGGATTGGCTTTTTATGTGGATCAACGCGTGCTTATTCCCCGTTCACCCATCGCAGAGTTGATCCATGATGGTTTTGAGCCCTGGATAAACTCATCACGGGTAGAGGATATTCTGGATTTATGTACCGGATCGGCCTGTATCGCCATTGCCTGTGCGCAAGCATTTCCCGATGCGGCGGTGGTTGGGACGGATATCAGCGCTGAGGCATTGGAAGTCGCCCGCATCAATATTGACCGCTATGACATGAGGGATCAAGTGCGCTTACAGGAATCGGATGTATTTGCCGCCCTGGAAGGGGAATTTGATGTCATTGTCAGCAATCCTCCCTACGTGAATCGACAGGATATGGAGGCCCTCACGGAAGAATTTCGACACGAACCCGGTTTGGCACTGGCTGCAGGGGGCGATGGTTTGGATATTGTGAAACGCATACTCAGCGATGCCGCCCGATTACTTAAACCCGAAGGCATTCTGGTGGTAGAGGTGGGCAACAGCTATCCTGAGTTGCTGGAGCAATACCCCCAACTGGATTTTACCTGGCCGGAGTTTTCCCATGGTGGTCATGGGGTGTTTATTCTAAGCCGGGAACAACTGCAATCGCTATGA
- the cysM gene encoding cysteine synthase CysM, translated as MEFPTIEAFIGNTPLVRLQRLADGNKGNVVLAKLEGNNPAGSVKDRPAMSMINHAEKRGEISPGDTLIEATSGNTGIALAMAAAIKGYEMVLIMPEHMSPERRGIMKAYGARIILVTQEEGMEGARDLAKSMAAAGEGKVLDQFANPDNPRAHYEATAEEIWRDTQGSITHFVSSMGTTGTIMGCSSYLKEKNPEIQIVGVHPAEGASIPGIRRWPQEYLPKIYDARRVDRIMEVTQEQAEQTTRALAAQEGIFAGISSGGAMASALALSQEVESAVIVVIICDRGDRYLSTGVFPN; from the coding sequence ATGGAATTTCCAACAATTGAAGCGTTTATAGGCAATACCCCTTTGGTGCGGTTGCAACGTTTGGCTGACGGCAACAAGGGCAATGTGGTATTGGCTAAATTGGAAGGGAACAACCCTGCAGGGTCCGTTAAGGACCGACCGGCGATGAGCATGATTAACCATGCGGAAAAACGCGGTGAGATTTCTCCTGGGGACACCTTGATTGAAGCCACCAGTGGCAACACGGGTATTGCTTTGGCGATGGCGGCAGCCATTAAGGGGTATGAAATGGTACTGATAATGCCTGAGCATATGAGCCCTGAGCGGCGGGGAATCATGAAAGCTTACGGTGCACGTATCATATTGGTAACCCAGGAAGAGGGCATGGAAGGTGCCAGAGACTTGGCCAAATCCATGGCAGCCGCAGGTGAGGGTAAAGTGTTGGATCAGTTTGCCAATCCGGATAATCCGCGAGCCCATTATGAAGCGACGGCAGAGGAAATATGGCGCGATACTCAGGGCTCCATCACACATTTTGTCAGTTCCATGGGCACCACAGGAACCATAATGGGGTGCTCCTCATATTTGAAAGAAAAAAATCCTGAGATTCAAATTGTGGGTGTCCATCCTGCGGAAGGCGCCAGCATACCGGGGATACGGCGCTGGCCGCAGGAGTATCTACCCAAAATCTATGATGCCCGGCGTGTGGATAGAATCATGGAAGTCACGCAGGAGCAGGCGGAGCAAACCACACGTGCCTTAGCGGCGCAAGAAGGCATTTTTGCCGGTATTTCCAGTGGCGGAGCCATGGCTTCGGCTTTGGCTTTGTCGCAGGAGGTGGAGAGTGCAGTGATTGTCGTGATTATTTGTGACCGTGGTGACCGGTATCTTTCGACGGGGGTTTTTCCCAACTAG